A genomic stretch from Enterobacter oligotrophicus includes:
- the mcbA gene encoding DUF1471 family periplasmic protein McbA, which translates to MKKYLTLAVIAGALTTASFSAWSVQPLTDGTDTSQLRPAGTVSVSRASNLDDLQDKLAEKARQEGAKGFVVNSAGGDNHMYGTATIYK; encoded by the coding sequence ATGAAAAAGTACCTGACCCTTGCTGTAATCGCTGGTGCGCTGACGACAGCGTCATTCTCTGCCTGGTCAGTTCAGCCTCTGACCGACGGCACAGATACCAGCCAGCTTCGACCTGCTGGTACGGTTTCAGTAAGCCGTGCGAGCAACCTTGACGATCTGCAGGATAAACTGGCTGAAAAAGCCCGCCAGGAAGGTGCCAAAGGTTTTGTGGTGAACTCCGCCGGTGGAGATAACCATATGTATGGTACAGCCACCATCTATAAATAA
- the rlmF gene encoding 23S rRNA (adenine(1618)-N(6))-methyltransferase RlmF, whose amino-acid sequence MTSQKPGLHPRNRHRSRYDMKALCLSCPELQDFIVQTPAGEPSVNFADPQAVKTLNKALLAHFYGVTHWDIPEGFLCPPVPGRADYVHHLADLLADDNHGVIPEQASVLDIGTGANLIYPLIGAHEYHWRFTGSETSAEAFSSAQAIISANAGLSRAIRLRRQKDAASIFNGIIHKNEQYDATLCNPPFHDSAAAARAGSERKRRNLGQAEDAALNFGGQQQELWCEGGEVAFILRMIAESQSFGRQVKWFTTLVSRGDNLPPLYRALTDVGAVKVVKKEMAQGQKQSRFIAWTFMDDNKRSK is encoded by the coding sequence ATGACTTCCCAAAAGCCGGGATTGCACCCGCGTAACCGCCATCGCAGCCGCTATGATATGAAAGCGCTGTGCCTGAGCTGCCCTGAGTTGCAGGACTTTATCGTGCAGACGCCTGCTGGCGAACCTTCGGTTAACTTTGCCGACCCGCAGGCAGTCAAAACCCTGAATAAAGCGCTGCTGGCTCATTTTTATGGTGTGACGCACTGGGACATTCCCGAAGGCTTTCTCTGTCCGCCAGTTCCTGGCCGGGCCGATTACGTTCATCATCTCGCCGACCTGCTGGCAGACGATAATCATGGTGTGATACCAGAACAGGCGTCCGTTCTGGATATCGGTACGGGGGCAAATCTCATCTACCCGCTGATTGGTGCTCACGAATATCACTGGCGTTTTACCGGCAGTGAAACGAGCGCTGAAGCCTTCTCCAGCGCACAGGCGATTATCAGCGCAAATGCAGGTTTAAGCCGCGCGATCCGCCTGCGTCGCCAAAAAGATGCTGCCTCAATCTTCAACGGCATCATTCATAAGAACGAGCAGTACGATGCCACCTTGTGTAATCCGCCGTTCCATGACTCAGCCGCCGCCGCCCGTGCGGGCAGCGAGCGTAAGCGTCGCAACCTCGGGCAGGCTGAAGACGCCGCGCTGAACTTCGGCGGCCAGCAGCAGGAGCTGTGGTGCGAGGGGGGAGAAGTGGCGTTTATCCTGCGGATGATTGCCGAAAGTCAATCATTTGGCCGTCAGGTGAAGTGGTTTACCACGCTGGTATCGCGTGGCGATAACCTGCCGCCGCTGTATCGTGCATTGACCGACGTCGGTGCGGTAAAAGTGGTGAAAAAAGAGATGGCCCAAGGCCAGAAACAGAGTCGTTTTATCGCCTGGACATTTATGGACGATAACAAACGCAGTAAGTAA
- the ybiJ gene encoding DUF1471 family protein YbiJ, with protein MKTIKYAVAAVALSALSFGAFAAEPVSSAQAQSLNKIGVVSAEGATTLDGLEAKLAEKAAAAGASGYTITSANTNNKLSGTAVIYK; from the coding sequence ATGAAAACCATCAAATATGCTGTTGCTGCTGTTGCCCTGTCCGCTCTGTCTTTTGGCGCATTCGCTGCAGAACCTGTCTCTTCTGCTCAGGCGCAGAGCCTCAACAAAATCGGTGTTGTCAGTGCTGAAGGCGCGACCACGCTGGACGGTCTGGAAGCCAAACTGGCTGAGAAAGCCGCAGCTGCCGGTGCAAGCGGTTATACCATCACTTCCGCGAACACCAATAACAAACTGAGCGGCACTGCGGTTATCTACAAATAA
- the ybiB gene encoding DNA-binding protein YbiB translates to MDYRKIIKEVGRGKNHARDLDLETARALYTHMLNGDVPELEMGGILIALRIKGEGEAEMRGFYDAMQAQTLRLTPPVAKPMPIVIPSYNGARKQANLTPLLAILLNKLGFPVVVHGVSEDPTRVLTETIFALLGIEPTLHAGQAQAKLDGHQPVYIPISALCPPLEKQLDMRWRMGVRNSAHTLAKLATPFAEDAALRLSSVSHPEYVTRVGKFFEEIGGRALLMHGTEGEVYANPQRCPQLTLIDSAGTRAVLERGEENSDVILPQAKDPQTTAHWIAQCLAGNVPVPHAIRLQMACCLLATGEAETVEAGLERIAQAF, encoded by the coding sequence GTGGATTATCGCAAAATTATCAAAGAGGTAGGGCGTGGGAAAAATCATGCACGTGACCTGGATCTGGAAACCGCCCGTGCGCTCTACACACATATGTTGAATGGTGATGTGCCTGAGCTTGAAATGGGCGGTATTCTGATCGCACTTCGTATCAAAGGTGAAGGTGAGGCTGAGATGCGGGGCTTTTACGACGCAATGCAAGCGCAGACCCTCCGCCTGACGCCTCCCGTGGCGAAACCGATGCCGATTGTGATCCCAAGCTATAACGGCGCACGCAAACAGGCGAACCTGACGCCGCTGCTGGCTATTTTGCTGAATAAACTGGGTTTTCCGGTCGTTGTGCATGGTGTTAGTGAAGATCCGACCCGAGTTCTGACAGAAACCATTTTTGCGCTACTGGGGATTGAACCGACTCTGCACGCCGGGCAAGCGCAGGCGAAGCTGGATGGCCACCAGCCGGTATACATTCCGATTAGCGCGCTTTGTCCGCCGCTGGAAAAGCAACTGGACATGCGCTGGCGGATGGGCGTGCGCAACAGCGCACACACCCTGGCGAAACTGGCTACCCCGTTTGCTGAGGATGCTGCGCTGCGCCTTTCCAGCGTGTCGCACCCGGAGTACGTGACGCGGGTCGGTAAGTTCTTTGAAGAGATCGGTGGCCGGGCATTGCTGATGCACGGGACGGAAGGTGAGGTGTATGCCAATCCGCAGCGTTGTCCGCAACTGACGCTGATTGATTCCGCAGGCACGCGTGCTGTGCTTGAGCGTGGCGAAGAAAATAGCGATGTGATCCTGCCGCAGGCAAAAGATCCGCAGACCACCGCCCACTGGATTGCGCAGTGCCTTGCCGGAAATGTCCCTGTTCCACACGCTATCAGGCTGCAGATGGCCTGCTGCCTGCTGGCAACGGGTGAGGCAGAGACGGTAGAAGCCGGGCTGGAACGTATTGCGCAGGCGTTTTAG
- the dinG gene encoding ATP-dependent DNA helicase DinG, producing the protein MALTAALKAQIGAWYKALQQQIPDFIPRAPQRQMIADVAKTLAGDDGRHLAIEAPTGVGKTLSYLIPGIAIAREEDKTLVVSTANVALQDQIFSKDLPLLRKIIPDLRFTAAFGRGRYVCPRNLAALASSEPNQQDLLAFLDDELTPNNKVEQEQCAKLKADLDGYKWDGLRDHTSQAIGDDLWRRLSTDKASCLNRNCHYYRECPFFVARREIQEAEVVVANHALVMAALESESVLPEPKNLLLVLDEGHHLPDVARDALEMSAEITAPWFRLQLDLFCKLVATCMEQFRPKTTPPLAVPERLSEHCEEVYSLISSLNNILNLYLPATQEAEHRFAMGELPEEVMEICQQLAKHLEKLRGLAELFLNDLSEKTGTHDVVRLHRILLQMNRALGMFEAQSKLWRLASLAQASGAPVTKWATREVKEGQVHLFFHCVGIRVADQLEKLIWRSVPHVVITSATLRSLNSFSRLQEMSGLKEKAGDRFVALDSPFNHCEQGKLVIPRMNYEPLIDNEEQHIAEMAAYFREQVESKKYPGMLVLFASGRAMQRFLEYVTDLRLLLLVQGDQPRYRLVETHRKRIDNGERSVLVGLQSFAEGLDLKGDYLTQVHIHKIAFPPIDSPVVITEGEWLKSLNRYPFEVQSLPAASFNLIQQVGRLIRSHGCWGEVVIYDKRLLTKNYGQRLLNALPVFPIEQPEVPEVKKRPAKLTAGRKKSIRAKGRGPTGM; encoded by the coding sequence ATGGCTTTAACCGCTGCGCTCAAAGCGCAAATTGGCGCATGGTATAAGGCGCTACAACAGCAGATCCCCGATTTTATCCCCCGAGCACCGCAGCGGCAGATGATTGCTGACGTGGCAAAAACGCTCGCCGGGGATGACGGGCGACATCTGGCGATTGAAGCCCCGACCGGCGTCGGGAAAACCCTGTCGTATCTGATTCCCGGTATTGCTATTGCGCGGGAAGAGGATAAAACGCTGGTGGTCAGCACCGCCAACGTGGCGCTGCAGGATCAGATCTTCAGCAAAGATTTACCGCTGCTGCGCAAAATCATCCCCGACCTGCGGTTTACGGCGGCCTTTGGGCGTGGGCGCTACGTTTGCCCGCGCAATCTGGCCGCGCTTGCCAGCAGTGAGCCTAATCAACAGGATCTGCTGGCATTTCTCGACGATGAACTCACGCCGAACAACAAGGTCGAGCAGGAACAATGCGCGAAGCTGAAAGCCGATCTCGACGGCTACAAATGGGACGGTCTGCGCGATCACACCAGCCAGGCAATTGGTGACGATTTGTGGCGCAGGCTCAGCACCGATAAAGCCAGCTGTCTGAACCGCAACTGCCACTACTACCGTGAATGCCCGTTTTTTGTCGCCCGGCGCGAAATTCAGGAAGCGGAAGTGGTCGTGGCTAACCATGCGCTGGTGATGGCCGCGCTGGAGAGCGAATCGGTACTGCCGGAGCCGAAAAACCTGCTGCTGGTGCTTGATGAAGGCCACCATCTGCCGGACGTGGCGCGCGACGCGCTGGAGATGAGCGCTGAAATCACCGCGCCGTGGTTTCGTCTGCAGCTCGATCTTTTCTGCAAGCTGGTGGCAACCTGCATGGAGCAGTTTCGCCCGAAAACCACGCCGCCGCTGGCGGTGCCTGAGCGGTTGAGCGAGCACTGCGAAGAGGTTTACAGCCTCATTTCATCACTCAACAACATCCTGAATCTCTATCTTCCGGCGACCCAGGAGGCGGAACACCGCTTTGCGATGGGGGAACTGCCGGAAGAGGTGATGGAGATCTGCCAGCAGCTGGCGAAGCACCTCGAAAAGCTGCGCGGGCTGGCGGAGCTGTTTTTAAACGATCTGAGTGAGAAAACCGGCACGCATGACGTGGTCCGCCTGCACCGCATACTGCTCCAGATGAACCGCGCGCTCGGCATGTTTGAGGCGCAGAGCAAACTGTGGCGGCTGGCCTCTTTAGCCCAGGCATCCGGCGCGCCAGTGACCAAATGGGCAACGCGTGAAGTGAAAGAGGGGCAGGTGCATCTGTTTTTCCACTGCGTGGGTATTCGTGTCGCCGATCAGCTGGAAAAACTTATCTGGCGCAGCGTACCCCATGTGGTCATCACTTCTGCGACGTTGCGATCCCTGAACAGTTTCTCACGCTTGCAGGAGATGAGCGGCCTGAAAGAGAAAGCGGGCGACCGCTTTGTAGCACTGGACTCGCCGTTTAACCACTGCGAACAGGGCAAGCTGGTGATCCCGCGCATGAACTATGAGCCGCTTATCGATAACGAAGAGCAGCACATTGCGGAAATGGCAGCCTACTTCCGCGAGCAGGTTGAGAGCAAAAAATACCCCGGCATGCTGGTGCTGTTTGCCAGCGGGCGCGCGATGCAGCGTTTCCTGGAATACGTCACCGACCTGCGTTTACTCCTGCTGGTGCAGGGCGATCAGCCACGCTACCGGCTGGTGGAAACCCATCGTAAACGTATTGATAACGGCGAGCGCAGCGTGCTGGTCGGGTTGCAGTCCTTCGCCGAAGGGCTGGATCTGAAAGGAGACTACCTGACGCAGGTACACATCCACAAAATTGCCTTTCCGCCAATCGACAGCCCGGTAGTGATCACCGAAGGCGAATGGCTGAAAAGCCTGAATCGCTATCCGTTTGAGGTGCAAAGCCTGCCTGCGGCGTCGTTTAACCTGATCCAGCAGGTGGGGCGTCTGATCCGTAGCCACGGCTGCTGGGGCGAGGTGGTGATCTACGATAAACGTCTGCTCACTAAAAACTACGGCCAACGGTTGTTGAACGCGCTGCCGGTCTTCCCGATCGAACAGCCGGAGGTGCCAGAGGTAAAAAAACGCCCGGCAAAACTGACCGCCGGGCGTAAGAAAAGCATCCGTGCTAAGGGGCGCGGTCCTACTGGTATGTAA
- a CDS encoding molecular chaperone, which produces MRHGYLLASLLLAAATAHAGVIINGTRLVYHGDKKESSLGLSNPDSMDYLVQSWVDSGGKKLNKAPFLITPPLFRLDAKEDNVLRVVRTGGNLPEDRESLYWLNIKAIPSSKRVEGMNTLQIAINTRIKLLYRPAAVKGQPEDVADKLEWHREGHDLVVNNPTPFYMNFQTVTLNGHKVAKANWAVPKSETHFALPDNTGGTNVSWSIITDYGSISHTWSSTVN; this is translated from the coding sequence ATGCGTCACGGTTATTTACTGGCTTCTCTTTTACTGGCAGCAGCAACGGCACATGCCGGTGTCATTATTAATGGCACACGTCTGGTTTACCATGGAGATAAAAAGGAATCGTCTCTCGGTCTTTCAAACCCGGATTCAATGGATTATCTGGTCCAGTCCTGGGTCGACTCTGGCGGTAAAAAACTGAATAAAGCCCCCTTTCTTATTACTCCGCCGCTTTTCCGTCTTGATGCGAAAGAAGATAACGTTCTGCGTGTCGTGCGTACTGGGGGAAATTTGCCGGAAGATCGTGAGTCTCTGTACTGGCTGAATATTAAAGCGATCCCGTCATCAAAACGTGTGGAGGGGATGAACACTCTGCAAATCGCCATTAATACGCGTATTAAATTGTTGTATCGCCCTGCAGCGGTAAAGGGTCAACCTGAAGACGTCGCGGACAAACTTGAATGGCATCGCGAAGGTCACGATCTGGTTGTTAATAACCCAACACCTTTTTATATGAATTTCCAGACGGTCACACTGAACGGCCATAAAGTTGCTAAAGCAAACTGGGCAGTACCCAAAAGCGAAACCCATTTTGCCTTGCCTGATAATACCGGGGGCACAAACGTGTCATGGTCAATTATTACCGATTACGGCAGCATCAGTCATACCTGGTCTTCAACCGTTAATTAA
- a CDS encoding fimbrial protein has translation MKKTALLLALGLIAQAHAEDIQIQMTGNIYANTCVIDSASRNLTVDLGQAVAGNFKDVGDTGEWKDFSLSVTHCPATLALATAFFYGQADSIHPTKFANTGSAKGLALELADRQDKILIAPQAAFNVPINSADHTATFPLAARYYATSMPVSAGTFNSVIQVTFTYQ, from the coding sequence ATGAAAAAGACAGCATTGCTCCTGGCCCTGGGTCTGATAGCCCAGGCGCACGCAGAGGATATCCAGATACAGATGACAGGCAATATCTACGCCAATACCTGTGTCATCGACAGCGCCAGCCGCAATCTGACGGTAGATTTAGGTCAGGCGGTGGCGGGTAATTTTAAAGACGTGGGGGACACTGGCGAGTGGAAAGATTTTTCCCTGTCGGTGACACATTGCCCGGCAACGCTCGCGCTGGCTACCGCCTTTTTTTACGGACAGGCAGACAGCATACACCCGACAAAATTTGCCAACACCGGCAGCGCGAAAGGGCTGGCGCTGGAGCTGGCAGACCGTCAGGACAAAATACTCATCGCCCCGCAGGCGGCGTTTAACGTCCCGATCAACTCAGCCGATCACACCGCAACGTTTCCTCTGGCTGCACGTTACTACGCCACCTCTATGCCCGTCAGCGCCGGAACCTTCAACAGCGTGATTCAGGTGACCTTTACATACCAGTAG
- a CDS encoding fimbrial protein, with protein MQMIKQCFFLLVLGTAALFMPHAKATCTSPDMPKMINVASISIPTTLAVGETIPGTEQTVHVAGNCNQSVDSGQEIVSCYYGTGAEIPGLRGVYDSGVPGVGIALMNDKGQRISGAGGVQCDSRGTPVGYVSTDGQQSFSFEVTLELVKTSNTVSAGTLVQGQTEFGIGVFGHEGIGNPNHISYSGNVTLHEVTCNVSPKNLTINLGDFPVSDFIGAGVLSSPAQKFYVSVNCDTTVQPEIKINSANGYESGYEGVIKLTQQTGMATGVGVRMLFDDNIATFDTYIPTKQPANANETLAIPFEVRYEQVSDTVTPGPANSIATLTLAYK; from the coding sequence ATGCAAATGATTAAACAGTGCTTTTTCTTACTGGTTCTGGGAACCGCAGCGTTATTTATGCCCCATGCAAAGGCCACCTGCACCTCGCCGGACATGCCAAAAATGATTAACGTGGCCTCTATTTCAATCCCGACGACGCTTGCCGTGGGCGAAACCATTCCGGGTACGGAGCAGACGGTACACGTTGCCGGTAATTGCAACCAAAGTGTCGATAGCGGGCAGGAAATCGTCTCCTGTTATTACGGTACGGGAGCAGAGATCCCCGGACTGCGAGGCGTGTATGACTCCGGCGTACCTGGCGTGGGCATCGCTCTGATGAATGACAAAGGCCAGCGAATCAGCGGCGCAGGCGGCGTACAGTGCGATTCGCGGGGGACACCCGTTGGCTATGTCTCTACCGACGGGCAACAATCGTTTAGCTTCGAAGTCACGCTGGAACTGGTGAAAACGAGCAATACGGTGTCAGCAGGCACGCTGGTGCAGGGGCAGACGGAATTCGGCATCGGCGTTTTTGGCCATGAAGGGATCGGCAACCCTAACCATATCTCCTATTCCGGCAACGTTACTCTCCACGAAGTGACGTGCAACGTGTCACCGAAAAATCTCACCATCAATCTGGGTGATTTCCCGGTCAGTGATTTTATCGGTGCAGGCGTGCTCTCCTCACCGGCACAGAAATTCTACGTCAGCGTTAATTGCGACACCACGGTGCAGCCTGAAATCAAAATAAACAGTGCCAATGGGTATGAATCCGGCTATGAGGGCGTCATCAAACTCACTCAGCAAACCGGCATGGCGACGGGGGTCGGCGTCAGAATGCTCTTTGACGACAATATCGCCACCTTTGACACCTATATCCCGACAAAACAGCCAGCGAATGCCAATGAAACGTTAGCGATCCCGTTCGAGGTGCGCTATGAGCAGGTCAGCGACACGGTGACTCCTGGCCCTGCAAACAGTATTGCGACCCTCACCCTTGCCTATAAGTGA
- a CDS encoding DksA/TraR family C4-type zinc finger protein — translation MASGWANDDAVNEQINSTIEDAVARARGEIPRGESLFECEECGEPIPEARRKAIPGVRLCITCQQEKDSNNASHSGYNRRGSKDSQLR, via the coding sequence ATGGCTTCCGGCTGGGCAAATGACGATGCCGTTAACGAACAGATCAACAGTACAATTGAAGATGCGGTTGCCCGCGCTCGCGGTGAAATTCCGCGCGGGGAGAGCTTATTTGAATGTGAAGAGTGCGGTGAGCCAATCCCTGAAGCGCGCCGTAAAGCCATTCCCGGCGTGCGGTTATGTATCACCTGCCAGCAGGAGAAAGATTCAAATAATGCTTCTCACTCAGGATATAATCGCAGAGGATCGAAAGACAGCCAGTTACGTTGA
- a CDS encoding fimbria/pilus outer membrane usher protein: MYSTKKPFTCRLSPLLTLLCGLAMAIFAQQVWADDYFNPALLDIDNPQQGKTDLSLYEKGPGQAPGKYEVSIFINNNKIDTRNVTFKLQKDAKGNSSLQPCFSADDLKSLGIKTKKYPQLLAQGQCADLSAIPAASASFHVRNQQLLLSIPQTALGQVPRGYIDPKEFDEGITAGILNYSATASQSRARQQGEQDNSSQYVNLRPGLNVGAWRVRNYSTWNRSTTGKEEQQKFSSVYTYAQRDIVAMKSDVTVGQSSSPSDVFDSVPYTGVQLKSDSDMLPDSERGYAPIIRGTAHSNALVMVRQNGYVIYQNTVAPGAFEINDLYPTGSSGDLQVTVKETDGSESHFVVPYASVPVLQREKNLRYSVTAGRYRSYDKDVEKTPFAQGSAIYGLPYGFTAYGGVQQSSHYQSQAFGAGKNMGDLGAFSVDVTRAKALLKKQQSSKGQSWRVRYSKDFAGTGTNFSLAGYRYNSKGFYTLEDTMESYTRSDDWSAPQQRRARTEATVDQTLPEGWGSFTLSLVKETYWNQSQDMTSMGISYNNSWHGVSYSLSYSMNKNTQDSDEDGESVTNDNQFSLNISVPLDHWMHNTWATYNLNNTKDGTTQNFGLNGTALPEDNLNWNIQEGLSTTGSGSSTSMTADYKGTYGEASGGVSQDKYQQTVNVGLQGGMIAHANGITLSQPLGETIALVKAPGTHGTHIANQTGVETDFRGYTVVPFITAYRHNTVALDTETLPDDADVTHAAQIVTPTRGAVVRASFNTRVGNRVLMTLTHNGKPLPFGATVTTDDKDNEFIVGNDGQTYLSGLPQQGHLAVSWGQDSSEHCVADYALTDEKDKSSIINAAAQCH, encoded by the coding sequence ATGTACAGCACTAAAAAGCCCTTTACCTGCCGCTTATCCCCTTTGCTGACCCTGTTGTGTGGTCTGGCAATGGCGATCTTTGCACAGCAGGTCTGGGCTGATGATTATTTTAACCCGGCGTTACTGGATATTGATAATCCCCAGCAGGGAAAAACGGATCTGTCTCTCTATGAAAAAGGGCCAGGCCAGGCACCGGGTAAATATGAGGTGTCCATCTTTATTAATAATAATAAAATTGACACCCGTAATGTCACCTTCAAATTACAAAAAGATGCTAAAGGGAATAGTTCTCTTCAGCCATGTTTCAGCGCGGATGATTTAAAAAGCCTCGGCATTAAAACCAAAAAATACCCGCAACTGCTGGCTCAGGGACAGTGCGCTGACCTGAGTGCGATACCTGCGGCCTCTGCTTCGTTTCATGTCCGAAATCAGCAGTTGCTGCTCAGCATTCCGCAAACTGCGCTGGGCCAGGTGCCGCGCGGCTATATCGACCCGAAAGAGTTCGATGAAGGGATCACCGCAGGCATACTCAACTACAGCGCGACCGCCAGCCAAAGCCGTGCCCGGCAGCAGGGTGAACAGGACAACAGCAGCCAGTATGTCAACCTGCGCCCCGGATTGAACGTTGGAGCCTGGCGCGTTCGCAACTATTCAACATGGAATCGCAGCACCACGGGTAAAGAGGAACAGCAGAAGTTCTCTTCTGTTTATACCTATGCACAACGTGACATCGTGGCGATGAAAAGTGATGTTACAGTCGGGCAAAGTTCCTCACCTTCAGATGTGTTCGACAGCGTGCCCTATACCGGTGTGCAGCTCAAATCAGACAGCGACATGCTGCCGGATAGCGAAAGAGGCTATGCACCGATTATTCGCGGCACCGCACACAGTAACGCGCTGGTGATGGTACGCCAGAACGGCTATGTCATTTACCAGAACACCGTCGCACCGGGCGCGTTTGAAATTAACGATCTCTACCCGACAGGCAGCAGCGGCGATTTGCAGGTCACCGTCAAAGAGACGGACGGCAGCGAAAGCCATTTCGTGGTGCCTTACGCCTCTGTTCCCGTGCTGCAACGTGAAAAAAACCTCCGCTACAGCGTGACTGCAGGACGCTATCGCTCTTATGACAAAGATGTCGAGAAAACACCCTTTGCTCAGGGGAGTGCTATCTACGGTCTGCCTTATGGTTTTACCGCCTATGGCGGCGTACAGCAGAGCAGCCATTATCAGTCGCAGGCTTTTGGTGCCGGGAAAAACATGGGCGATCTCGGCGCGTTCTCCGTCGACGTGACGCGCGCAAAAGCGCTGCTGAAAAAGCAGCAGTCCAGCAAGGGGCAGTCCTGGCGCGTGCGCTACAGCAAAGATTTTGCCGGTACGGGGACGAATTTCTCGCTGGCGGGTTATCGCTACAACAGCAAAGGGTTTTACACCCTGGAAGACACCATGGAGTCGTATACCCGCTCGGACGACTGGTCTGCCCCACAGCAGCGCCGTGCCCGCACTGAAGCTACCGTCGATCAAACGCTGCCCGAGGGCTGGGGCTCGTTCACCCTGAGCCTGGTAAAAGAGACCTACTGGAACCAGAGCCAGGACATGACCTCAATGGGCATCAGTTATAACAACAGCTGGCACGGCGTGAGTTACAGCCTGAGCTACAGCATGAATAAAAATACCCAGGACAGCGATGAGGATGGTGAATCTGTTACCAATGACAACCAGTTCTCGTTAAACATTTCGGTTCCGCTTGATCACTGGATGCATAACACCTGGGCCACTTACAACCTGAACAACACCAAAGACGGGACGACGCAGAATTTCGGTCTTAACGGTACCGCGCTGCCGGAAGACAACCTGAACTGGAATATTCAGGAGGGGCTCAGCACCACTGGCAGCGGCAGTTCAACCAGTATGACTGCCGATTACAAAGGCACCTACGGTGAAGCGAGCGGCGGCGTCAGCCAGGACAAATATCAGCAGACGGTGAACGTCGGGCTGCAGGGCGGCATGATCGCCCACGCTAACGGCATCACGCTGAGCCAGCCGCTGGGTGAAACTATCGCCCTGGTAAAAGCGCCCGGAACGCACGGCACTCATATTGCTAACCAGACCGGTGTCGAAACCGATTTCCGCGGCTATACCGTGGTGCCGTTCATCACCGCTTATCGCCATAACACCGTTGCGCTGGATACCGAAACGCTGCCGGACGATGCCGACGTCACTCACGCTGCGCAAATTGTCACGCCAACGCGCGGTGCCGTGGTGCGCGCCAGCTTTAATACCCGCGTGGGTAACCGTGTACTGATGACGCTTACGCATAACGGTAAACCGCTGCCCTTCGGCGCAACGGTCACCACAGACGATAAGGACAATGAGTTTATCGTCGGTAACGATGGGCAGACCTATCTCTCTGGTTTGCCGCAGCAAGGACACCTTGCCGTCTCCTGGGGGCAGGATTCCAGCGAACATTGCGTCGCTGACTACGCGCTAACGGATGAGAAAGATAAATCCAGCATCATTAACGCTGCCGCGCAGTGTCATTGA
- a CDS encoding fimbrial protein translates to MNKVALGLFIAAMVGCSASAFAATNGEGQINFTGEIIDSACQVVNGLSNPLNVQLGKVSKTVFTGAGSTSTLTKFDIQLKNCPESVTSAAINFGGTPDTNNNSTLAVTPEEDAATGVAIQLVDASEQPVSLYTPSQQYPLASGTTVNDLEFGARYIQTEAAITAGPANSVSTFTVIYN, encoded by the coding sequence ATGAACAAGGTTGCTTTAGGTTTATTCATCGCTGCAATGGTGGGATGTTCAGCATCCGCATTTGCAGCAACAAACGGTGAAGGTCAGATTAACTTCACGGGCGAAATTATTGATTCTGCTTGTCAGGTCGTTAATGGATTAAGTAATCCATTAAATGTGCAGTTGGGTAAAGTCTCAAAAACGGTATTCACCGGTGCAGGCTCCACCAGCACATTGACGAAGTTTGATATCCAGTTAAAAAATTGCCCGGAATCGGTCACCTCCGCTGCTATTAATTTTGGCGGTACGCCGGATACAAATAACAACTCTACGCTGGCAGTCACGCCAGAGGAAGATGCCGCAACAGGCGTCGCTATTCAGCTGGTTGATGCCTCAGAGCAGCCGGTCAGCCTGTATACGCCGTCTCAGCAGTATCCGTTAGCATCCGGAACCACCGTGAATGATCTGGAATTTGGTGCACGTTATATTCAAACCGAAGCGGCTATTACAGCGGGTCCGGCTAACTCTGTATCCACTTTCACCGTCATCTACAATTGA